From Butyricimonas paravirosa, one genomic window encodes:
- a CDS encoding S46 family peptidase: protein MKRVFIIVFALLSTSIVRADEGMWLLSLLGKNIEQMQAQGCKLTAEDIYSVNQASLKDAIVGLGNDGRPFWHFCSGEIISDKGLVLTNHHCGFSVIQKHSTVEHDYLSNGFWAYKYSEELPNPGITASILQRMEDVTDQVNAVLNDNMSEEERAAAIDAISKQISAKAVQGTNLQAQVQEMFEGNQFFLLVYKIYRDVRLVGAPAQSMGKFGGDTDNWSWPRHTADFCMMRIYTGPDGEPAPYNTSNVPLKPKHHLPVSAKGVQDGDFAMIMGFPGTTDRFLTSFGLKETMDVTNDIRYKVRTEKLRIMKEGMDAAAATRIQYASKYAQCANYWKYSHEQNIALENLNTMGEKERIEREFTAWVNADPARKAKYGNALTLIKEGYEAMHPYNVAMSYMQEAALQGPEVPLFAFQVANTLERALDANTPAEMKDMYIEAIKKNAAGFFKDFNKDVDKNLMAVLFKIYSDNVAAEWHPEVINLINKKYKGNYEKFAKELSDKSIFTDEARLNAFLEKPDMKKLNKDLGYITGKSLFEVYQKLSGEMSSMRSNIAKGDRLFVNGLMAMEPNKVWAPNANSTIRLTYGNVKSYKPRDAVFYDYYTTLTGVMEKEGPKGGEFEVPQNLKDLYYAKNFGRYGADNISVNFITNNDITGGNSGSPVINGNGELIGTAFDGNSEAMSGDIDFEENLQRCINLDARYMLFIVDKIANAQNLINEMTIVF from the coding sequence ATGAAGAGAGTTTTTATTATTGTATTTGCTTTGCTTTCAACGTCAATCGTGCGGGCGGATGAAGGTATGTGGCTTTTGTCATTGCTCGGGAAGAACATCGAGCAGATGCAGGCACAAGGCTGTAAATTGACGGCGGAAGATATTTATTCCGTGAATCAGGCATCGTTGAAAGATGCAATCGTTGGATTAGGAAACGACGGACGTCCTTTCTGGCATTTCTGTTCCGGAGAGATTATTTCGGACAAAGGATTGGTATTGACGAACCACCACTGCGGATTCAGCGTGATTCAAAAGCACTCTACCGTAGAACATGACTACTTGTCAAACGGTTTCTGGGCTTACAAATATAGTGAAGAGTTACCGAATCCCGGTATTACTGCATCTATCCTACAACGTATGGAAGATGTGACCGATCAGGTGAACGCTGTTTTGAATGATAATATGTCAGAAGAAGAACGTGCAGCGGCTATTGATGCTATTTCTAAACAAATTTCTGCTAAGGCAGTACAAGGAACTAACCTTCAAGCTCAGGTACAGGAGATGTTCGAGGGAAATCAATTCTTCTTGTTGGTTTACAAGATTTACCGCGATGTTCGTTTAGTAGGCGCACCGGCTCAAAGTATGGGTAAATTCGGTGGTGACACGGACAACTGGTCTTGGCCCCGTCATACGGCAGACTTCTGTATGATGCGTATCTACACGGGTCCTGATGGCGAACCGGCTCCTTATAACACGAGTAATGTTCCGTTGAAACCGAAACATCATTTGCCTGTTTCTGCCAAAGGAGTACAGGATGGTGATTTCGCCATGATCATGGGATTCCCCGGAACAACCGATCGTTTCTTGACTAGCTTCGGTTTGAAAGAGACGATGGATGTAACCAATGATATTCGTTACAAAGTACGTACCGAGAAGTTGCGTATCATGAAAGAAGGAATGGACGCTGCGGCTGCCACTCGTATTCAATATGCATCTAAATATGCACAATGTGCTAACTATTGGAAATATTCTCACGAGCAGAATATCGCTTTGGAGAATTTGAACACGATGGGTGAAAAAGAGAGAATCGAGCGTGAATTTACCGCTTGGGTGAATGCTGATCCGGCTCGCAAGGCTAAATATGGTAACGCTTTGACTTTGATCAAAGAGGGTTACGAGGCTATGCACCCGTATAACGTGGCCATGTCTTATATGCAGGAGGCTGCATTGCAAGGTCCTGAAGTTCCATTGTTTGCGTTCCAAGTGGCTAACACCTTGGAAAGAGCTTTGGATGCAAATACCCCGGCTGAAATGAAGGATATGTACATCGAGGCAATCAAGAAAAATGCAGCAGGTTTCTTTAAGGATTTCAACAAAGATGTTGATAAAAACTTGATGGCTGTTTTGTTCAAAATTTATAGTGATAACGTGGCAGCCGAATGGCATCCTGAAGTGATTAATTTGATCAACAAGAAATACAAAGGTAACTACGAGAAATTCGCTAAAGAACTGTCCGACAAATCTATTTTCACGGATGAGGCTCGTTTGAACGCATTCCTTGAAAAACCGGATATGAAAAAATTGAATAAAGATTTGGGTTATATCACGGGAAAGAGCTTGTTCGAGGTTTACCAGAAATTAAGCGGGGAAATGAGTTCTATGCGTAGCAATATTGCTAAAGGAGATCGTTTGTTCGTGAATGGATTGATGGCAATGGAACCGAACAAAGTATGGGCTCCGAACGCTAATTCTACTATCCGTTTGACTTATGGAAACGTGAAGAGCTACAAACCGAGAGATGCCGTGTTCTATGATTATTACACCACGTTAACCGGTGTTATGGAAAAAGAAGGCCCGAAAGGTGGCGAGTTCGAGGTTCCGCAAAATTTGAAAGATTTGTATTACGCGAAGAATTTCGGACGTTACGGTGCTGACAACATTTCCGTGAACTTTATCACGAACAATGATATTACAGGTGGTAACTCCGGTTCTCCGGTTATCAATGGTAACGGCGAGTTGATCGGAACCGCATTTGATGGAAACTCAGAGGCTATGTCCGGTGATATTGATTTCGAGGAAAACTTGCAAAGATGTATCAACTTGGATGCTCGTTACATGCTGTTCATCGTGGACAAAATCGCGAATGCTCAGAACTTGATTAACGAGATGACGATTGTATTCTAA